One genomic region from Magallana gigas chromosome 3, xbMagGiga1.1, whole genome shotgun sequence encodes:
- the LOC105326232 gene encoding uncharacterized protein isoform X2 has translation MSYEQNGKPWSGMYMQQSTYRHDFVPTNGISPRNRQTNYPYGADAPKADIPGPYNNFRPRYGDPLPQHIRDQLRNYLDGQRFDDQPLTDRQRIKRGEEWIGGRRYDEPMTDRGVYGPPRRQYYERERGRDLSPYRGDDRIYNVLDDGRRTSLDRPINRNRDNEFERQNLRLGRHTSLDRYDLMDKRKENLKQYIQNRRRDPFEGLYQDRGRNGSPERYYDRGRDNGRGRDFDRRRDESPGKFREWDRDRNGYNGYNDRYSRLFRDKFKYLDLYERPAQPMIDSYADHRKMTDRTTYKDYGEFLQEKIKLDELKKQPVEYPAANLRDHLTHRETYREQMHGPEMVRKPYNSQDKLLERERQLEAQIRREMEKIELHDGNFKPWARDAKNPTHHVPKSTNSGVYLFIRTNKLAKADVVKALQEGRSVLANSYGQLKGIATNREIQLLEGQEGWNIRANMTRTGDYWLERSQDSTVIDDMILVIWFPTFNDAEKWVISERKFKTPSFPEPYGSDVMILPLNDSQPQERIAYTYITTEYPRQLDPVMFRENFVPKIKEVLYKHGNDGFFIQSVGAKVIRGHWVKPSSLITTIRFNTRQDALNFFLDPEYKQIRQEISRRIEQLPVYMNWFKPVSFMFTLDKYV, from the exons GAGCAGAACGGCAAGCCGTGGTCCGGAATG TACATGCAACAGTCGACGTACAGGCACGACTTTGTACCGACCAACGGG ATCTCACCGAGGAACAGACAGACCAATTACCCTTACGGAGCCGACGCCCCCAAGGCGGACATTCCCGGTCCTTACAACAACTTCCGGCCCAGATATGGCGACCCCCTCCCCCAGCATATCAGAGAT cAGCTTCGTAATTAT TTGGACGGACAAAGATTTGATGACCAGCCTCTCACCGACAGG CAAAGAATAAAACGGGGAGAGGAATGGATTGGAGGG AGACGATATGACGAGCCTATGACGGACCGAGGG GTTTACGGTCCACCAAGAAGG CAGTATTACGAGAGGGAGCGAGGCCGGGATCTGTCACCTTACCGG GGAGATGACAGAATTTATAATGTGTTGGATGATGGTCGAAGAACCTCTTTAGATAGG CCAATAAATAGAAACAGGGACAATGAATTTGAAAGG CAAAATTTGAGGCTTGGGCGCCATACCTCCTTAGATAGG tacGATTTAATGGATAAACGAAAAGAAAATCTGAAGCAA TACATCCAAAACAGGAGGAGGGACCCGTTTGAGGGACTG TATCAAGACAGAGGGAGAAACGGGTCACCCGAAAGG TATTACGACCGTGGGAGAGACAATGGTAGGGGCCGGGACTTTGACAGGAGGAGAGACGAGTCCCCTGGCAAG TTTAGAGAATGGGATCGGGATCGGAATGGTTATAATGGTTATAATGATCGG TACTCTCGCCTATTCCGTGACAAGTTCAAATATCTCGACTTG TACGAGAGGCCAGCACAGCCAATGATTGACAGCTACGCTGACCATCGG aaaatgacCGACAGAACGACATACAAGGATTATGGAGAG TTTCTGCAAGAAAAGATAAAATTGGATGAACTTAAAAAG cAACCCGTAGAATACCCGGCCGCTAATCTT AGGGATCACCTAACCCACAGGGAGACCTACAGGGAGCAAATGCATGGACCGGAAATGGTGAGAAAACCTTACAACAGCCAGGATAAGTTGCTGGAGAGGGAACGGCAGCTTGAAGCTCAGATCCGTCGGGAAATGGAAAAAATCGAGTTGCATGACGGGAATTTCAAACCCTGGGCGAGGGATGCTAAGAACCCCACGCATCACGTG CCCAAGTCCACCAACAGTGGAGTCTACCTCTTCATCAGAACCAACAAACTCGCCAAGGCTGACGTCGTCAAGGCTCTACAGGAGGGGCGCTCAGTGCTGGCCAACTCATACGGGCAACTCAAGGGCATCGCTACCAACAGGGAG ATTCAGTTGCTGGAGGGACAAGAAGGGTGGAACATCCGGGCGAATATGACGCGCACTGGGGACTATTGGCTGGAGCGTTCCCAGGATTCAACAGTCATCGACGACATGATCCTGGTCATCTGGTTCCCCACCTTTAACGACGCCGAGAAGTGGGTCATCAGCGAGAGGAAGTTTAAGACTCCCAGCTTTCCCGAACCTTACGGAAGTGACGTTATGATTCTTCCTTTAAACGATAGCCAGCCACAAG AGCGGATCGCCTACACCTACATTACCACGGAATACCCCCGCCAGCTGGATCCAGTCATGTTTCGAGAAAACTTCGTTCCTAAGATCAAAGAAGTGCTCTACAAGCATGGCAACGACGGGTTCTTCATTCAGTCGGTCGGAGCAAAGGTTATCCGGGGTCACTGGGTCAAACCCAGCAGCCTCATTACCACCATCAGATTCAACACCAGACAAGACGCTCTTAACTTTTTCCTAGACC CGGAATACAAACAAATCCGTCAGGAAATAAGCAGACGCATCGAACAACTTCCGGTTTACATGAACTGGTTTAAACCGGTCAGCTTTATGTTTACCCTGGACAAATATGTGTAA
- the LOC105326232 gene encoding uncharacterized protein isoform X8 has product MSYEQNGKPWSGMYMQQSTYRHDFVPTNGISPRNRQTNYPYGADAPKADIPGPYNNFRPRYGDPLPQHIRDLDGQRFDDQPLTDRQRIKRGEEWIGGRRYDEPMTDRGVYGPPRRQYYERERGRDLSPYRGDDRIYNVLDDGRRTSLDRPINRNRDNEFERQNLRLGRHTSLDRYDLMDKRKENLKQYIQNRRRDPFEGLYQDRGRNGSPERYYDRGRDNGRGRDFDRRRDESPGKFREWDRDRNGYNGYNDRYSRLFRDKFKYLDLYERPAQPMIDSYADHRKMTDRTTYKDYGEFLQEKIKLDELKKQPVEYPAANLRDHLTHRETYREQMHGPEMVRKPYNSQDKLLERERQLEAQIRREMEKIELHDGNFKPWARDAKNPTHHVPKSTNSGVYLFIRTNKLAKADVVKALQEGRSVLANSYGQLKGIATNREIQLLEGQEGWNIRANMTRTGDYWLERSQDSTVIDDMILVIWFPTFNDAEKWVISERKFKTPSFPEPYGSDVMILPLNDSQPQERIAYTYITTEYPRQLDPVMFRENFVPKIKEVLYKHGNDGFFIQSVGAKVIRGHWVKPSSLITTIRFNTRQDALNFFLDPEYKQIRQEISRRIEQLPVYMNWFKPVSFMFTLDKYV; this is encoded by the exons GAGCAGAACGGCAAGCCGTGGTCCGGAATG TACATGCAACAGTCGACGTACAGGCACGACTTTGTACCGACCAACGGG ATCTCACCGAGGAACAGACAGACCAATTACCCTTACGGAGCCGACGCCCCCAAGGCGGACATTCCCGGTCCTTACAACAACTTCCGGCCCAGATATGGCGACCCCCTCCCCCAGCATATCAGAGAT TTGGACGGACAAAGATTTGATGACCAGCCTCTCACCGACAGG CAAAGAATAAAACGGGGAGAGGAATGGATTGGAGGG AGACGATATGACGAGCCTATGACGGACCGAGGG GTTTACGGTCCACCAAGAAGG CAGTATTACGAGAGGGAGCGAGGCCGGGATCTGTCACCTTACCGG GGAGATGACAGAATTTATAATGTGTTGGATGATGGTCGAAGAACCTCTTTAGATAGG CCAATAAATAGAAACAGGGACAATGAATTTGAAAGG CAAAATTTGAGGCTTGGGCGCCATACCTCCTTAGATAGG tacGATTTAATGGATAAACGAAAAGAAAATCTGAAGCAA TACATCCAAAACAGGAGGAGGGACCCGTTTGAGGGACTG TATCAAGACAGAGGGAGAAACGGGTCACCCGAAAGG TATTACGACCGTGGGAGAGACAATGGTAGGGGCCGGGACTTTGACAGGAGGAGAGACGAGTCCCCTGGCAAG TTTAGAGAATGGGATCGGGATCGGAATGGTTATAATGGTTATAATGATCGG TACTCTCGCCTATTCCGTGACAAGTTCAAATATCTCGACTTG TACGAGAGGCCAGCACAGCCAATGATTGACAGCTACGCTGACCATCGG aaaatgacCGACAGAACGACATACAAGGATTATGGAGAG TTTCTGCAAGAAAAGATAAAATTGGATGAACTTAAAAAG cAACCCGTAGAATACCCGGCCGCTAATCTT AGGGATCACCTAACCCACAGGGAGACCTACAGGGAGCAAATGCATGGACCGGAAATGGTGAGAAAACCTTACAACAGCCAGGATAAGTTGCTGGAGAGGGAACGGCAGCTTGAAGCTCAGATCCGTCGGGAAATGGAAAAAATCGAGTTGCATGACGGGAATTTCAAACCCTGGGCGAGGGATGCTAAGAACCCCACGCATCACGTG CCCAAGTCCACCAACAGTGGAGTCTACCTCTTCATCAGAACCAACAAACTCGCCAAGGCTGACGTCGTCAAGGCTCTACAGGAGGGGCGCTCAGTGCTGGCCAACTCATACGGGCAACTCAAGGGCATCGCTACCAACAGGGAG ATTCAGTTGCTGGAGGGACAAGAAGGGTGGAACATCCGGGCGAATATGACGCGCACTGGGGACTATTGGCTGGAGCGTTCCCAGGATTCAACAGTCATCGACGACATGATCCTGGTCATCTGGTTCCCCACCTTTAACGACGCCGAGAAGTGGGTCATCAGCGAGAGGAAGTTTAAGACTCCCAGCTTTCCCGAACCTTACGGAAGTGACGTTATGATTCTTCCTTTAAACGATAGCCAGCCACAAG AGCGGATCGCCTACACCTACATTACCACGGAATACCCCCGCCAGCTGGATCCAGTCATGTTTCGAGAAAACTTCGTTCCTAAGATCAAAGAAGTGCTCTACAAGCATGGCAACGACGGGTTCTTCATTCAGTCGGTCGGAGCAAAGGTTATCCGGGGTCACTGGGTCAAACCCAGCAGCCTCATTACCACCATCAGATTCAACACCAGACAAGACGCTCTTAACTTTTTCCTAGACC CGGAATACAAACAAATCCGTCAGGAAATAAGCAGACGCATCGAACAACTTCCGGTTTACATGAACTGGTTTAAACCGGTCAGCTTTATGTTTACCCTGGACAAATATGTGTAA
- the LOC105326232 gene encoding uncharacterized protein isoform X18, with the protein MSYEQNGKPWSGMYMQQTTYKHDYNPAGGISPRNRQTNYPYGADAPKADIPGPYNNFRPRYGDPLPQHIRDQRIKRGEEWIGGRRYDEPMTDRGVYGPPRRQYYERERGRDLSPYRGDDRIYNVLDDGRRTSLDRPINRNRDNEFERQNLRLGRHTSLDRYDLMDKRKENLKQYIQNRRRDPFEGLYQDRGRNGSPERYYDRGRDNGRGRDFDRRRDESPGKFREWDRDRNGYNGYNDRYSRLFRDKFKYLDLYERPAQPMIDSYADHRKMTDRTTYKDYGEFLQEKIKLDELKKQPVEYPAANLRDHLTHRETYREQMHGPEMVRKPYNSQDKLLERERQLEAQIRREMEKIELHDGNFKPWARDAKNPTHHVPKSTNSGVYLFIRTNKLAKADVVKALQEGRSVLANSYGQLKGIATNREIQLLEGQEGWNIRANMTRTGDYWLERSQDSTVIDDMILVIWFPTFNDAEKWVISERKFKTPSFPEPYGSDVMILPLNDSQPQERIAYTYITTEYPRQLDPVMFRENFVPKIKEVLYKHGNDGFFIQSVGAKVIRGHWVKPSSLITTIRFNTRQDALNFFLDPEYKQIRQEISRRIEQLPVYMNWFKPVSFMFTLDKYV; encoded by the exons GAGCAGAACGGCAAGCCGTGGTCCGGAATG TACATGCAACAGACCACATACAAACATGATTACAACCCGGCGGGAGGG ATCTCACCGAGGAACAGACAGACCAATTACCCTTACGGAGCCGACGCCCCCAAGGCGGACATTCCCGGTCCTTACAACAACTTCCGGCCCAGATATGGCGACCCCCTCCCCCAGCATATCAGAGAT CAAAGAATAAAACGGGGAGAGGAATGGATTGGAGGG AGACGATATGACGAGCCTATGACGGACCGAGGG GTTTACGGTCCACCAAGAAGG CAGTATTACGAGAGGGAGCGAGGCCGGGATCTGTCACCTTACCGG GGAGATGACAGAATTTATAATGTGTTGGATGATGGTCGAAGAACCTCTTTAGATAGG CCAATAAATAGAAACAGGGACAATGAATTTGAAAGG CAAAATTTGAGGCTTGGGCGCCATACCTCCTTAGATAGG tacGATTTAATGGATAAACGAAAAGAAAATCTGAAGCAA TACATCCAAAACAGGAGGAGGGACCCGTTTGAGGGACTG TATCAAGACAGAGGGAGAAACGGGTCACCCGAAAGG TATTACGACCGTGGGAGAGACAATGGTAGGGGCCGGGACTTTGACAGGAGGAGAGACGAGTCCCCTGGCAAG TTTAGAGAATGGGATCGGGATCGGAATGGTTATAATGGTTATAATGATCGG TACTCTCGCCTATTCCGTGACAAGTTCAAATATCTCGACTTG TACGAGAGGCCAGCACAGCCAATGATTGACAGCTACGCTGACCATCGG aaaatgacCGACAGAACGACATACAAGGATTATGGAGAG TTTCTGCAAGAAAAGATAAAATTGGATGAACTTAAAAAG cAACCCGTAGAATACCCGGCCGCTAATCTT AGGGATCACCTAACCCACAGGGAGACCTACAGGGAGCAAATGCATGGACCGGAAATGGTGAGAAAACCTTACAACAGCCAGGATAAGTTGCTGGAGAGGGAACGGCAGCTTGAAGCTCAGATCCGTCGGGAAATGGAAAAAATCGAGTTGCATGACGGGAATTTCAAACCCTGGGCGAGGGATGCTAAGAACCCCACGCATCACGTG CCCAAGTCCACCAACAGTGGAGTCTACCTCTTCATCAGAACCAACAAACTCGCCAAGGCTGACGTCGTCAAGGCTCTACAGGAGGGGCGCTCAGTGCTGGCCAACTCATACGGGCAACTCAAGGGCATCGCTACCAACAGGGAG ATTCAGTTGCTGGAGGGACAAGAAGGGTGGAACATCCGGGCGAATATGACGCGCACTGGGGACTATTGGCTGGAGCGTTCCCAGGATTCAACAGTCATCGACGACATGATCCTGGTCATCTGGTTCCCCACCTTTAACGACGCCGAGAAGTGGGTCATCAGCGAGAGGAAGTTTAAGACTCCCAGCTTTCCCGAACCTTACGGAAGTGACGTTATGATTCTTCCTTTAAACGATAGCCAGCCACAAG AGCGGATCGCCTACACCTACATTACCACGGAATACCCCCGCCAGCTGGATCCAGTCATGTTTCGAGAAAACTTCGTTCCTAAGATCAAAGAAGTGCTCTACAAGCATGGCAACGACGGGTTCTTCATTCAGTCGGTCGGAGCAAAGGTTATCCGGGGTCACTGGGTCAAACCCAGCAGCCTCATTACCACCATCAGATTCAACACCAGACAAGACGCTCTTAACTTTTTCCTAGACC CGGAATACAAACAAATCCGTCAGGAAATAAGCAGACGCATCGAACAACTTCCGGTTTACATGAACTGGTTTAAACCGGTCAGCTTTATGTTTACCCTGGACAAATATGTGTAA
- the LOC105326232 gene encoding uncharacterized protein isoform X20, producing MSYEQNGKPWSGMYMQQTTYKHDYNPAGGISPRNRQTNYPYGADAPKADIPGPYNNFRPRYGDPLPQHIRDQRIKRGEEWIGGRRYDEPMTDRGQYYERERGRDLSPYRGDDRIYNVLDDGRRTSLDRPINRNRDNEFERQNLRLGRHTSLDRYDLMDKRKENLKQYIQNRRRDPFEGLYQDRGRNGSPERYYDRGRDNGRGRDFDRRRDESPGKFREWDRDRNGYNGYNDRYSRLFRDKFKYLDLYERPAQPMIDSYADHRKMTDRTTYKDYGEFLQEKIKLDELKKQPVEYPAANLRDHLTHRETYREQMHGPEMVRKPYNSQDKLLERERQLEAQIRREMEKIELHDGNFKPWARDAKNPTHHVPKSTNSGVYLFIRTNKLAKADVVKALQEGRSVLANSYGQLKGIATNREIQLLEGQEGWNIRANMTRTGDYWLERSQDSTVIDDMILVIWFPTFNDAEKWVISERKFKTPSFPEPYGSDVMILPLNDSQPQERIAYTYITTEYPRQLDPVMFRENFVPKIKEVLYKHGNDGFFIQSVGAKVIRGHWVKPSSLITTIRFNTRQDALNFFLDPEYKQIRQEISRRIEQLPVYMNWFKPVSFMFTLDKYV from the exons GAGCAGAACGGCAAGCCGTGGTCCGGAATG TACATGCAACAGACCACATACAAACATGATTACAACCCGGCGGGAGGG ATCTCACCGAGGAACAGACAGACCAATTACCCTTACGGAGCCGACGCCCCCAAGGCGGACATTCCCGGTCCTTACAACAACTTCCGGCCCAGATATGGCGACCCCCTCCCCCAGCATATCAGAGAT CAAAGAATAAAACGGGGAGAGGAATGGATTGGAGGG AGACGATATGACGAGCCTATGACGGACCGAGGG CAGTATTACGAGAGGGAGCGAGGCCGGGATCTGTCACCTTACCGG GGAGATGACAGAATTTATAATGTGTTGGATGATGGTCGAAGAACCTCTTTAGATAGG CCAATAAATAGAAACAGGGACAATGAATTTGAAAGG CAAAATTTGAGGCTTGGGCGCCATACCTCCTTAGATAGG tacGATTTAATGGATAAACGAAAAGAAAATCTGAAGCAA TACATCCAAAACAGGAGGAGGGACCCGTTTGAGGGACTG TATCAAGACAGAGGGAGAAACGGGTCACCCGAAAGG TATTACGACCGTGGGAGAGACAATGGTAGGGGCCGGGACTTTGACAGGAGGAGAGACGAGTCCCCTGGCAAG TTTAGAGAATGGGATCGGGATCGGAATGGTTATAATGGTTATAATGATCGG TACTCTCGCCTATTCCGTGACAAGTTCAAATATCTCGACTTG TACGAGAGGCCAGCACAGCCAATGATTGACAGCTACGCTGACCATCGG aaaatgacCGACAGAACGACATACAAGGATTATGGAGAG TTTCTGCAAGAAAAGATAAAATTGGATGAACTTAAAAAG cAACCCGTAGAATACCCGGCCGCTAATCTT AGGGATCACCTAACCCACAGGGAGACCTACAGGGAGCAAATGCATGGACCGGAAATGGTGAGAAAACCTTACAACAGCCAGGATAAGTTGCTGGAGAGGGAACGGCAGCTTGAAGCTCAGATCCGTCGGGAAATGGAAAAAATCGAGTTGCATGACGGGAATTTCAAACCCTGGGCGAGGGATGCTAAGAACCCCACGCATCACGTG CCCAAGTCCACCAACAGTGGAGTCTACCTCTTCATCAGAACCAACAAACTCGCCAAGGCTGACGTCGTCAAGGCTCTACAGGAGGGGCGCTCAGTGCTGGCCAACTCATACGGGCAACTCAAGGGCATCGCTACCAACAGGGAG ATTCAGTTGCTGGAGGGACAAGAAGGGTGGAACATCCGGGCGAATATGACGCGCACTGGGGACTATTGGCTGGAGCGTTCCCAGGATTCAACAGTCATCGACGACATGATCCTGGTCATCTGGTTCCCCACCTTTAACGACGCCGAGAAGTGGGTCATCAGCGAGAGGAAGTTTAAGACTCCCAGCTTTCCCGAACCTTACGGAAGTGACGTTATGATTCTTCCTTTAAACGATAGCCAGCCACAAG AGCGGATCGCCTACACCTACATTACCACGGAATACCCCCGCCAGCTGGATCCAGTCATGTTTCGAGAAAACTTCGTTCCTAAGATCAAAGAAGTGCTCTACAAGCATGGCAACGACGGGTTCTTCATTCAGTCGGTCGGAGCAAAGGTTATCCGGGGTCACTGGGTCAAACCCAGCAGCCTCATTACCACCATCAGATTCAACACCAGACAAGACGCTCTTAACTTTTTCCTAGACC CGGAATACAAACAAATCCGTCAGGAAATAAGCAGACGCATCGAACAACTTCCGGTTTACATGAACTGGTTTAAACCGGTCAGCTTTATGTTTACCCTGGACAAATATGTGTAA
- the LOC105326232 gene encoding uncharacterized protein isoform X31, whose translation MSYEQNGKPWSGMYMQQTTYKHDYNPAGGISPRNRQTNYPYGADAPKADIPGPYNNFRPRYGDPLPQHIRDQRIKRGEEWIGGRRYDEPMTDRGQYYERERGRDLSPYRYQDRGRNGSPERYYDRGRDNGRGRDFDRRRDESPGKFREWDRDRNGYNGYNDRYSRLFRDKFKYLDLYERPAQPMIDSYADHRKMTDRTTYKDYGEFLQEKIKLDELKKQPVEYPAANLRDHLTHRETYREQMHGPEMVRKPYNSQDKLLERERQLEAQIRREMEKIELHDGNFKPWARDAKNPTHHVPKSTNSGVYLFIRTNKLAKADVVKALQEGRSVLANSYGQLKGIATNREIQLLEGQEGWNIRANMTRTGDYWLERSQDSTVIDDMILVIWFPTFNDAEKWVISERKFKTPSFPEPYGSDVMILPLNDSQPQERIAYTYITTEYPRQLDPVMFRENFVPKIKEVLYKHGNDGFFIQSVGAKVIRGHWVKPSSLITTIRFNTRQDALNFFLDPEYKQIRQEISRRIEQLPVYMNWFKPVSFMFTLDKYV comes from the exons GAGCAGAACGGCAAGCCGTGGTCCGGAATG TACATGCAACAGACCACATACAAACATGATTACAACCCGGCGGGAGGG ATCTCACCGAGGAACAGACAGACCAATTACCCTTACGGAGCCGACGCCCCCAAGGCGGACATTCCCGGTCCTTACAACAACTTCCGGCCCAGATATGGCGACCCCCTCCCCCAGCATATCAGAGAT CAAAGAATAAAACGGGGAGAGGAATGGATTGGAGGG AGACGATATGACGAGCCTATGACGGACCGAGGG CAGTATTACGAGAGGGAGCGAGGCCGGGATCTGTCACCTTACCGG TATCAAGACAGAGGGAGAAACGGGTCACCCGAAAGG TATTACGACCGTGGGAGAGACAATGGTAGGGGCCGGGACTTTGACAGGAGGAGAGACGAGTCCCCTGGCAAG TTTAGAGAATGGGATCGGGATCGGAATGGTTATAATGGTTATAATGATCGG TACTCTCGCCTATTCCGTGACAAGTTCAAATATCTCGACTTG TACGAGAGGCCAGCACAGCCAATGATTGACAGCTACGCTGACCATCGG aaaatgacCGACAGAACGACATACAAGGATTATGGAGAG TTTCTGCAAGAAAAGATAAAATTGGATGAACTTAAAAAG cAACCCGTAGAATACCCGGCCGCTAATCTT AGGGATCACCTAACCCACAGGGAGACCTACAGGGAGCAAATGCATGGACCGGAAATGGTGAGAAAACCTTACAACAGCCAGGATAAGTTGCTGGAGAGGGAACGGCAGCTTGAAGCTCAGATCCGTCGGGAAATGGAAAAAATCGAGTTGCATGACGGGAATTTCAAACCCTGGGCGAGGGATGCTAAGAACCCCACGCATCACGTG CCCAAGTCCACCAACAGTGGAGTCTACCTCTTCATCAGAACCAACAAACTCGCCAAGGCTGACGTCGTCAAGGCTCTACAGGAGGGGCGCTCAGTGCTGGCCAACTCATACGGGCAACTCAAGGGCATCGCTACCAACAGGGAG ATTCAGTTGCTGGAGGGACAAGAAGGGTGGAACATCCGGGCGAATATGACGCGCACTGGGGACTATTGGCTGGAGCGTTCCCAGGATTCAACAGTCATCGACGACATGATCCTGGTCATCTGGTTCCCCACCTTTAACGACGCCGAGAAGTGGGTCATCAGCGAGAGGAAGTTTAAGACTCCCAGCTTTCCCGAACCTTACGGAAGTGACGTTATGATTCTTCCTTTAAACGATAGCCAGCCACAAG AGCGGATCGCCTACACCTACATTACCACGGAATACCCCCGCCAGCTGGATCCAGTCATGTTTCGAGAAAACTTCGTTCCTAAGATCAAAGAAGTGCTCTACAAGCATGGCAACGACGGGTTCTTCATTCAGTCGGTCGGAGCAAAGGTTATCCGGGGTCACTGGGTCAAACCCAGCAGCCTCATTACCACCATCAGATTCAACACCAGACAAGACGCTCTTAACTTTTTCCTAGACC CGGAATACAAACAAATCCGTCAGGAAATAAGCAGACGCATCGAACAACTTCCGGTTTACATGAACTGGTTTAAACCGGTCAGCTTTATGTTTACCCTGGACAAATATGTGTAA
- the LOC105326232 gene encoding uncharacterized protein isoform X34: MSYEQNGKPWSGMYMQQTTYKHDYNPAGGISPRNRQTNYPYGADAPKADIPGPYNNFRPRYGDPLPQHIRDQRIKRGEEWIGGRRYDEPMTDRGYQDRGRNGSPERYYDRGRDNGRGRDFDRRRDESPGKFREWDRDRNGYNGYNDRYSRLFRDKFKYLDLYERPAQPMIDSYADHRKMTDRTTYKDYGEFLQEKIKLDELKKQPVEYPAANLRDHLTHRETYREQMHGPEMVRKPYNSQDKLLERERQLEAQIRREMEKIELHDGNFKPWARDAKNPTHHVPKSTNSGVYLFIRTNKLAKADVVKALQEGRSVLANSYGQLKGIATNREIQLLEGQEGWNIRANMTRTGDYWLERSQDSTVIDDMILVIWFPTFNDAEKWVISERKFKTPSFPEPYGSDVMILPLNDSQPQERIAYTYITTEYPRQLDPVMFRENFVPKIKEVLYKHGNDGFFIQSVGAKVIRGHWVKPSSLITTIRFNTRQDALNFFLDPEYKQIRQEISRRIEQLPVYMNWFKPVSFMFTLDKYV; the protein is encoded by the exons GAGCAGAACGGCAAGCCGTGGTCCGGAATG TACATGCAACAGACCACATACAAACATGATTACAACCCGGCGGGAGGG ATCTCACCGAGGAACAGACAGACCAATTACCCTTACGGAGCCGACGCCCCCAAGGCGGACATTCCCGGTCCTTACAACAACTTCCGGCCCAGATATGGCGACCCCCTCCCCCAGCATATCAGAGAT CAAAGAATAAAACGGGGAGAGGAATGGATTGGAGGG AGACGATATGACGAGCCTATGACGGACCGAGGG TATCAAGACAGAGGGAGAAACGGGTCACCCGAAAGG TATTACGACCGTGGGAGAGACAATGGTAGGGGCCGGGACTTTGACAGGAGGAGAGACGAGTCCCCTGGCAAG TTTAGAGAATGGGATCGGGATCGGAATGGTTATAATGGTTATAATGATCGG TACTCTCGCCTATTCCGTGACAAGTTCAAATATCTCGACTTG TACGAGAGGCCAGCACAGCCAATGATTGACAGCTACGCTGACCATCGG aaaatgacCGACAGAACGACATACAAGGATTATGGAGAG TTTCTGCAAGAAAAGATAAAATTGGATGAACTTAAAAAG cAACCCGTAGAATACCCGGCCGCTAATCTT AGGGATCACCTAACCCACAGGGAGACCTACAGGGAGCAAATGCATGGACCGGAAATGGTGAGAAAACCTTACAACAGCCAGGATAAGTTGCTGGAGAGGGAACGGCAGCTTGAAGCTCAGATCCGTCGGGAAATGGAAAAAATCGAGTTGCATGACGGGAATTTCAAACCCTGGGCGAGGGATGCTAAGAACCCCACGCATCACGTG CCCAAGTCCACCAACAGTGGAGTCTACCTCTTCATCAGAACCAACAAACTCGCCAAGGCTGACGTCGTCAAGGCTCTACAGGAGGGGCGCTCAGTGCTGGCCAACTCATACGGGCAACTCAAGGGCATCGCTACCAACAGGGAG ATTCAGTTGCTGGAGGGACAAGAAGGGTGGAACATCCGGGCGAATATGACGCGCACTGGGGACTATTGGCTGGAGCGTTCCCAGGATTCAACAGTCATCGACGACATGATCCTGGTCATCTGGTTCCCCACCTTTAACGACGCCGAGAAGTGGGTCATCAGCGAGAGGAAGTTTAAGACTCCCAGCTTTCCCGAACCTTACGGAAGTGACGTTATGATTCTTCCTTTAAACGATAGCCAGCCACAAG AGCGGATCGCCTACACCTACATTACCACGGAATACCCCCGCCAGCTGGATCCAGTCATGTTTCGAGAAAACTTCGTTCCTAAGATCAAAGAAGTGCTCTACAAGCATGGCAACGACGGGTTCTTCATTCAGTCGGTCGGAGCAAAGGTTATCCGGGGTCACTGGGTCAAACCCAGCAGCCTCATTACCACCATCAGATTCAACACCAGACAAGACGCTCTTAACTTTTTCCTAGACC CGGAATACAAACAAATCCGTCAGGAAATAAGCAGACGCATCGAACAACTTCCGGTTTACATGAACTGGTTTAAACCGGTCAGCTTTATGTTTACCCTGGACAAATATGTGTAA